A section of the Pseudomonas sp. FP453 genome encodes:
- a CDS encoding CmpA/NrtA family ABC transporter substrate-binding protein — protein sequence MNEPADNHLKRDPLAWVNGSDAPEKSSLDLGFMALSDCASLVVAATQGFAQPYGLTLNLKRQASWATLRDKLVSGELDAAHSLYGLIYAVHLGIGGVAPTDMAVLMGLNQNGQSINLSHRLQQQGVVTPEALDRHVHQSRTKLTFAQTFPTGTHAMWLYYWLASQGIHPLQDVNSVVVPPPQMVAHLQAGRIDGFCVGEPWSASAVQQNQGFTLATTQAIWPDHPEKVLGCTQAFVEQYPNTARVLVMAILEASRFIEQSQENRRSTAQLLSARDYLDAPLDCIEPRLLGTYDDGLGHQWQDPHALRFFADGAVNLPYLSDGMWFMTQFRRWGLLREDPDYLGVARQVQQLTLYREAASAVGVTPIAQDMRSSQLIDGKLWDGSNPAAYARSFRLHAMTDPTGRQAQR from the coding sequence ATGAACGAACCGGCAGATAACCACCTGAAAAGAGACCCACTGGCCTGGGTCAACGGCAGTGACGCGCCGGAGAAGAGCAGCCTCGACCTGGGCTTCATGGCCCTGAGTGATTGCGCCTCGCTGGTGGTTGCCGCCACCCAGGGCTTCGCCCAACCCTATGGCCTGACACTCAACCTCAAGCGCCAGGCGTCATGGGCCACCCTGCGCGACAAACTGGTCAGCGGCGAACTGGACGCCGCCCACAGCCTGTACGGCCTGATCTATGCCGTGCACCTGGGCATCGGCGGTGTAGCGCCCACCGACATGGCGGTGCTGATGGGGCTGAACCAGAACGGCCAGAGCATCAACCTGTCTCACCGCCTGCAACAGCAAGGCGTGGTCACTCCTGAGGCACTGGATCGCCATGTGCACCAAAGCCGCACAAAACTGACCTTCGCCCAGACGTTTCCCACCGGCACCCACGCCATGTGGCTGTATTACTGGCTGGCGAGCCAAGGCATCCACCCGCTGCAGGACGTCAACAGCGTGGTGGTGCCGCCGCCGCAAATGGTCGCGCACCTGCAAGCCGGGCGTATCGATGGTTTTTGTGTCGGCGAACCCTGGAGCGCCAGCGCGGTGCAACAAAACCAGGGCTTTACCTTGGCAACCACCCAGGCGATCTGGCCAGACCACCCGGAGAAAGTCCTCGGCTGTACCCAGGCGTTTGTCGAGCAATACCCCAACACCGCCCGCGTGTTGGTAATGGCCATCCTCGAAGCCAGCCGCTTCATCGAACAGAGCCAGGAAAACCGCCGCTCCACCGCCCAACTGCTCAGCGCCCGCGACTACCTCGACGCGCCGCTCGACTGCATCGAACCCCGCCTGCTCGGCACCTATGACGACGGCCTCGGCCACCAATGGCAAGACCCCCATGCCCTGCGTTTTTTTGCCGATGGCGCGGTGAACCTGCCGTATCTCTCGGACGGCATGTGGTTCATGACCCAATTCCGCCGCTGGGGCCTGTTGCGCGAAGACCCGGACTACCTCGGAGTTGCCCGCCAGGTGCAGCAATTGACGCTGTATCGCGAAGCCGCCAGCGCCGTTGGCGTCACCCCCATCGCCCAGGACATGCGCAGCAGCCAATTGATCGACGGCAAGCTCTGGGACGGTTCCAACCCCGCCGCCTATGCGCGCAGTTTCCGTCTGCACGCCATGACTGATCCTACCGGCCGCCAGGCCCAGCGCTGA
- a CDS encoding ANTAR domain-containing response regulator, whose product MLRILLINDTPRKVGRLKAALIEAGFEVIDESGLTIDLPGRVETVRPDVILIDTESPGRDVMEQVVLVSRDQPRPIVMFTDEHDPNVMRQAIKSGVSAYIVEGIQAQRLQPILDVAMARFESDQALRAQLQARDQQLAERKRIELAKGMLMKMKACNEEEAYTLMRRQAMSRQQKLIQVAEQIIAMSELLG is encoded by the coding sequence ATGCTGCGAATCCTGTTGATCAATGACACCCCGCGCAAAGTCGGGCGGCTCAAGGCTGCGCTGATCGAGGCCGGGTTCGAGGTGATCGATGAGTCCGGCCTGACCATCGACCTGCCCGGGCGCGTCGAAACGGTGCGCCCGGACGTGATCCTGATCGATACCGAGTCACCCGGGCGCGACGTGATGGAGCAAGTGGTGCTGGTCAGCCGCGACCAGCCCCGGCCCATCGTGATGTTTACCGACGAGCACGACCCGAATGTGATGCGCCAGGCGATCAAGTCCGGCGTCAGCGCCTATATCGTCGAAGGCATCCAGGCCCAGCGCCTGCAACCGATCCTCGACGTGGCCATGGCGCGCTTCGAGAGCGACCAGGCCCTGCGCGCCCAGTTGCAGGCCCGTGACCAACAGTTGGCCGAGCGCAAGCGCATCGAACTGGCCAAGGGCATGCTGATGAAAATGAAGGCCTGCAACGAGGAAGAGGCCTACACCCTGATGCGCCGCCAGGCCATGAGCCGCCAGCAGAAACTGATCCAGGTGGCGGAGCAGATTATCGCCATGAGCGAGTTGCTCGGCTGA
- a CDS encoding NarK/NasA family nitrate transporter: MKSSFWKSGHTPTLFAAFLYFDLSFMVWYLLGPLAIQIAADLHLTTQQRGLMVATPILAGAVLRFLMGMLADKLSPKTAGLIGQVIVIAALFGAWKLGIHSYEQALLLGVFLGMAGASFAVALPLASQWYPAEHQGKAMGIAGAGNSGTVFAALLAPVLAAAFGWSNVFGFALIPLILTLIVFAWLARNAPERPKAKAMADYFKALGDRDSWWFMFFYSVTFGGFIGLASALPGYFNDQYGLSPVAAGYYTAACVFGGSLMRPLGGALADRFGGIRTLLGMYGVAAVCIAAVGFNLPSSYAALALFVCTMLGLGAGNGAVFQLVPQRFRREIGVMTGLIGMAGGIGGFALAAGMGAIKQSTGSYQLALWLFASLGVLAWFGLHGVKRRWRTTWGSAAVTAARV, translated from the coding sequence ATGAAATCAAGCTTCTGGAAATCCGGGCACACCCCGACCCTGTTTGCCGCGTTCCTGTATTTCGATTTGAGCTTCATGGTCTGGTATTTGTTGGGCCCGCTGGCGATCCAGATTGCCGCCGACCTGCACCTGACCACACAACAACGCGGCCTGATGGTTGCGACGCCGATCCTCGCCGGCGCGGTGCTGCGCTTTTTGATGGGCATGCTGGCCGACAAGCTGTCGCCCAAGACAGCCGGCCTGATCGGCCAGGTGATCGTGATCGCGGCGTTGTTCGGCGCCTGGAAACTCGGGATTCACAGCTACGAACAAGCCTTGCTGCTGGGTGTGTTCCTTGGCATGGCTGGCGCGTCGTTTGCGGTCGCCTTGCCACTGGCGTCCCAGTGGTACCCCGCTGAACACCAGGGCAAAGCCATGGGCATCGCCGGTGCGGGCAACTCCGGCACCGTGTTTGCGGCGTTGCTGGCGCCAGTGCTGGCCGCCGCGTTTGGCTGGAGCAATGTGTTCGGTTTTGCCCTGATTCCCTTGATCCTGACCCTGATCGTCTTCGCCTGGCTCGCGCGCAACGCCCCGGAACGGCCAAAAGCCAAAGCCATGGCCGACTACTTCAAGGCCCTGGGCGACCGCGACAGTTGGTGGTTCATGTTTTTCTACAGCGTGACCTTCGGCGGTTTTATCGGCCTGGCCAGCGCCCTGCCCGGCTATTTCAACGACCAGTACGGCCTGAGCCCGGTGGCGGCCGGCTACTACACCGCCGCCTGTGTGTTCGGCGGCAGCCTCATGCGCCCATTGGGCGGCGCACTGGCCGATCGTTTCGGCGGGATTCGCACCCTGCTCGGCATGTACGGCGTGGCGGCGGTCTGCATTGCCGCAGTGGGCTTCAACCTGCCGAGTTCCTACGCGGCCCTGGCGCTTTTCGTCTGCACCATGCTCGGCCTCGGCGCAGGCAATGGCGCAGTGTTCCAATTGGTACCCCAACGTTTCCGCCGCGAAATCGGCGTGATGACCGGCTTGATCGGCATGGCCGGTGGTATCGGCGGCTTTGCCCTCGCGGCGGGCATGGGCGCGATCAAACAGAGCACCGGCAGCTATCAATTGGCCCTGTGGCTGTTCGCCAGCCTCGGCGTGCTGGCCTGGTTCGGCCTGCACGGCGTGAAACGTCGCTGGCGCACCACCTGGGGCTCGGCCGCCGTAACGGCCGCGCGCGTCTGA
- a CDS encoding bifunctional protein-serine/threonine kinase/phosphatase: MSLRLSIAHASAIGPRPENQDALRVVTPVAELAASKGYLCALADGVSQCADGGLAARSTLQALALDYYATPQTWGVAQALERLLLAQNRWLQANGGGQPLLTTLSALVFRGQRFTLAHVGDCRVYRWLEGELQRISEDHVWEQPGMQHVLKRALGLDQHLVLDFLDGELREGECFLLVSDGVWATLGDNSISTILREQSDLDLAVNTLVNAAHLAGSQDNASALLVRIDTLGAATLGDALVQLQQWPLPPRLKAGQHFEGWQVESLLAQSQQSLLYRVRDAQQQPWLLKTLPLNRDDDNDAGQALLSEEWFLRRVAGRAFPEVHAASARQHLYYVMREYSGQTLAQLFQQQGPLPLAQWQSIAERLVRAVGLLHRRQILHRDIKPENLLLGDDGELRVLDFGLAYCPGLSEDRAHLLPGTPSFIAPEAFGGELPTAQQDLYSVGVTLYYLLTGHYPYGEIEAFQRPRFTQAVSASRYRPDLPEWLPLCLERAVAAHPTQRYETAEEWLRALEQADRRELSVRPRPLLEREPLKVWQTLAAVSLLFNLVLLYWLLHH; the protein is encoded by the coding sequence ATGAGCCTGCGACTGAGCATCGCCCACGCCAGCGCCATCGGCCCACGACCGGAAAACCAGGACGCGCTGCGGGTGGTCACGCCCGTGGCCGAACTGGCCGCGAGCAAAGGCTACCTGTGCGCGCTGGCCGACGGCGTGAGCCAATGCGCCGATGGCGGCCTGGCCGCCCGTTCGACCTTGCAGGCGCTGGCCCTCGACTACTACGCCACGCCGCAGACCTGGGGCGTGGCCCAGGCGCTGGAACGCTTGCTGCTCGCGCAGAATCGCTGGTTGCAAGCCAATGGCGGTGGCCAGCCGCTGCTGACCACCCTCAGCGCCCTGGTGTTTCGCGGCCAGCGCTTCACCCTGGCCCATGTTGGCGATTGCCGGGTGTATCGCTGGCTGGAGGGCGAGCTGCAACGCATCAGCGAAGACCATGTGTGGGAACAGCCGGGCATGCAGCATGTGCTCAAGCGCGCCCTCGGCCTGGATCAACACCTGGTGCTGGATTTTCTCGACGGCGAACTGCGTGAGGGCGAGTGCTTCCTGCTGGTCAGCGACGGTGTGTGGGCCACCTTGGGCGACAACAGCATCAGCACGATCCTGCGGGAGCAAAGCGACCTCGACCTGGCGGTCAACACCTTGGTCAACGCCGCGCACCTGGCCGGCAGCCAGGACAATGCCAGCGCCTTGCTGGTGCGGATCGACACACTCGGCGCCGCGACCCTCGGCGATGCCCTGGTGCAGTTGCAGCAGTGGCCGCTGCCGCCGCGATTAAAAGCCGGACAACACTTCGAAGGCTGGCAAGTGGAAAGCCTGCTGGCCCAGAGCCAACAGTCACTGTTGTACCGGGTGCGCGATGCCCAACAGCAACCTTGGCTGCTGAAGACCCTGCCGCTCAACCGTGACGACGACAACGATGCGGGCCAGGCCTTGCTGTCGGAGGAATGGTTTCTGCGCCGGGTCGCCGGGCGGGCATTTCCTGAAGTCCATGCCGCCAGCGCGCGTCAGCATTTGTACTATGTGATGCGTGAATATTCGGGGCAAACCCTGGCGCAGTTGTTCCAGCAACAAGGCCCATTGCCCCTGGCGCAATGGCAGTCCATCGCCGAGCGGTTGGTGCGGGCGGTGGGCCTGCTGCATCGGCGACAGATCCTGCACCGCGACATAAAACCGGAGAACCTGCTGCTGGGGGACGACGGCGAACTGCGTGTGCTGGATTTCGGCCTGGCCTACTGTCCGGGGCTCTCGGAAGACCGCGCCCACTTGCTGCCCGGCACCCCGAGCTTTATCGCCCCCGAGGCCTTCGGCGGTGAACTTCCTACGGCCCAGCAGGATTTATACAGCGTTGGCGTGACGCTGTATTACCTGCTGACCGGGCATTATCCCTACGGTGAGATCGAAGCCTTTCAACGGCCGCGCTTCACCCAGGCCGTCAGCGCCAGCCGCTACCGTCCCGACCTGCCCGAATGGCTACCCCTCTGCCTGGAACGGGCAGTGGCCGCTCACCCCACACAACGTTACGAAACGGCCGAGGAATGGCTGCGGGCCCTGGAGCAGGCCGACCGCCGCGAATTAAGCGTGCGCCCCAGGCCGCTGCTGGAGCGTGAACCGCTCAAGGTCTGGCAAACCCTGGCGGCCGTGTCTTTGCTGTTCAATCTGGTGCTGTTGTACTGGCTGTTGCACCACTAG
- the nirB gene encoding nitrite reductase large subunit NirB translates to MKKLKLVMIGNGMAGVRTLEELLKLSSDLYDITVFGAEPYTNYNRILLSPVLAGEQTFEEIVLNDLSWYLDNHIKLLLNRKVVQIDRVKRVVIAEDGSEAEYDRLLIATGSTPFILPIPGNTLQGVIGYRDIADTQVMIDTAKTHKHAVVIGGGLLGLEAANGLMLRGMHVTVVHIGEWLLERQLDKTSGQLLQTELESRGLVFRLCEQTQALHDAGNGRVGSVQFKNGDIIPADLVVMAAGIRPNTELAEKSGIPCNRGILVNDTLQTYDPRIYAIGECASHRGIAYGLVAPLFEQAKVCANHLAQLGFATYKGSVTSTKLKVTGIDLFSAGDFMGGEGTETITLSDPIGGVYKKLVIKDDILVGACLYGDTADGGWYFRQIRENHAIGEIRDHLMFGENALGNVGHQGQDKAMSMADNAEVCGCNGVCKGTIVKAIQEQGLFSVDEVKKHTKAASSCGSCVGLVEQILINTVGGAADVKPKSEKAICGCSDLNHGQIRQAIRDQHLLTIAGTMSYLNWRTPNGCATCRPALNYYLISTWPGEAKDDPQSRLINERAHANIQKDGTYSVVPRMWGGVTNPSELRRIADVADKYNVPMVKVTGGQRIDLLGIKKQDLPGVWKDLDMPSGHAYGKSIRTVKTCVGSEFCRFGTQNSTQLGIELEHDLFNMWSPHKVKLAVSGCPRNCSEAGIKDVGIIGVDSGWEMYIGGNGGIKTEVAEFFVKLKTAEEVREYNGAFLQLYREEAFYLERTVHYLQRVGMEHIKKAVLEDPARRQALNERLQFSLSFEQDPWKERLEQPLLKKEFDVIPVQQLEVPA, encoded by the coding sequence ATGAAAAAACTCAAATTGGTGATGATCGGCAACGGCATGGCCGGGGTTCGCACCCTTGAAGAATTGCTCAAGCTGAGCAGCGACCTGTACGACATCACCGTGTTCGGCGCCGAGCCCTACACCAACTACAACCGTATCCTGCTGTCGCCGGTGCTGGCCGGTGAACAGACCTTTGAGGAGATCGTGCTCAACGACCTCAGCTGGTACCTGGATAACCACATCAAGCTGCTGCTCAACCGCAAAGTGGTGCAGATCGACCGCGTCAAACGCGTGGTGATCGCCGAAGACGGCAGCGAAGCCGAATACGATCGCCTGCTGATCGCCACCGGTTCCACGCCGTTTATCCTGCCGATCCCCGGCAACACCTTGCAGGGCGTGATCGGCTACCGCGACATCGCCGACACCCAGGTCATGATCGACACCGCCAAGACCCACAAGCATGCGGTGGTCATCGGCGGCGGGCTGCTCGGCCTGGAAGCCGCCAACGGCCTGATGCTGCGCGGCATGCACGTGACCGTGGTGCATATCGGCGAGTGGCTGCTGGAGCGGCAACTGGACAAGACCAGCGGCCAGTTGCTGCAAACCGAGCTGGAAAGCCGTGGCCTGGTGTTTCGCCTGTGTGAACAGACCCAGGCGCTGCATGACGCCGGCAATGGCCGCGTCGGCTCGGTGCAATTCAAGAACGGCGACATCATCCCCGCCGACCTGGTGGTGATGGCTGCCGGCATCCGGCCCAACACCGAACTCGCGGAAAAATCCGGCATCCCCTGCAACCGTGGGATTCTGGTCAACGACACCCTGCAAACCTACGACCCGCGCATCTATGCGATCGGCGAATGCGCCAGCCATCGCGGGATCGCCTACGGCTTGGTGGCGCCCCTGTTCGAACAGGCCAAGGTCTGCGCCAATCACCTGGCCCAGCTGGGTTTTGCCACCTACAAGGGCTCAGTGACCTCGACCAAGTTGAAGGTCACCGGTATCGACCTGTTCTCCGCCGGTGACTTCATGGGCGGCGAAGGCACCGAGACCATCACCCTCTCCGACCCGATTGGCGGCGTGTACAAGAAGCTGGTGATCAAGGACGACATCCTGGTCGGCGCCTGCCTGTACGGCGACACCGCCGACGGGGGGTGGTATTTCCGCCAGATCCGTGAGAACCACGCCATTGGCGAGATCCGCGACCACCTGATGTTCGGCGAAAACGCCCTGGGTAACGTAGGCCACCAGGGCCAGGACAAGGCCATGAGCATGGCCGACAACGCCGAGGTCTGCGGCTGCAACGGCGTGTGCAAGGGCACCATCGTCAAGGCGATCCAGGAACAGGGCCTGTTCAGTGTCGATGAAGTGAAAAAGCACACCAAGGCGGCCAGCTCTTGCGGCTCCTGCGTCGGCTTGGTGGAACAGATCCTGATCAACACCGTCGGCGGTGCGGCTGACGTCAAACCAAAAAGCGAAAAAGCCATCTGCGGTTGCAGCGACCTCAACCACGGGCAGATCCGCCAGGCCATCCGCGACCAGCACCTGCTGACCATCGCCGGCACCATGAGCTACCTCAACTGGCGCACGCCCAACGGCTGCGCCACCTGCCGCCCGGCGCTGAACTACTACCTGATTTCCACCTGGCCCGGCGAAGCCAAGGACGACCCGCAATCGCGCCTGATCAACGAACGGGCCCACGCCAATATTCAGAAAGACGGCACCTACTCCGTAGTCCCACGGATGTGGGGCGGTGTGACCAATCCCTCGGAGCTGCGCCGCATTGCCGACGTGGCCGACAAGTACAACGTGCCCATGGTCAAGGTCACCGGCGGTCAGCGCATCGACTTGCTGGGGATCAAGAAACAGGACTTGCCGGGCGTGTGGAAAGACCTCGACATGCCGTCTGGCCACGCCTACGGCAAATCCATCCGTACCGTGAAAACCTGCGTGGGCAGCGAATTCTGCCGTTTCGGCACGCAGAACTCCACGCAACTGGGCATCGAGCTGGAGCATGACCTGTTCAATATGTGGTCGCCCCACAAGGTCAAGCTGGCGGTATCCGGTTGCCCACGCAATTGCTCGGAAGCCGGAATCAAGGACGTAGGAATCATCGGCGTCGACTCCGGCTGGGAGATGTACATCGGCGGCAATGGCGGGATCAAGACCGAGGTCGCGGAGTTTTTCGTCAAGCTGAAGACTGCCGAAGAAGTACGCGAATACAACGGCGCCTTCCTACAGCTGTATCGCGAAGAAGCCTTCTACCTTGAGCGCACCGTGCA